Within Populus trichocarpa isolate Nisqually-1 chromosome 6, P.trichocarpa_v4.1, whole genome shotgun sequence, the genomic segment aacatcaataaatcaatttgtttattttaatatcaaggaTTACGAACTTAGATGTAAGCTGTATTCTACATATTAAAagtaacaaatacaaaaatatgtttagaCTCTAGAATGACTAAACTTAACTTATAAAGTTATGGTTTATTCTACTGGGGTGAATCAATTTTTAACCATTAGATAGACCAACAGTTAGAAGAAATACAATAGTGCCTTAGTAATCAGACAAATAACAATAcaacttatcttaggtagggtgtattaGAAGcgatattatcttttttatacaCAACTAGTCCCCTTTATCCGAACTTTGAAGATCAGTTAGAATTTTTAGcgactaaaatattattttaccgataaataacaagaatttcttatttttttttatccaggaGAACGATCATTGTGACGTTGTACACATGCGACATTGTCTTCGAATCCACTTGTCTGAGCtcatttctttttgtcttttgtgTTTTTCCCTTTggaataccaaaaaaataatcagaatctaataaaaaaattgttactaATAAGAAATTTTGTCTTCTATGATTGATTGAGTtttatttagataatttattttcataagaaaataattttatttctttactttttatcTTCCAATACCATTCTTTCactaataagtttttatttttgtttaaaacagAGCCCCGAGGCCCAAAACATGACACCTAGGCCCATGAGATCCCTAATCAACAGATCAACAAGAAAGCTCGGGAAAATCGCGGGACTTTGGATTCAAGTCCCACTTTCTTTTCCAAGATGATAACTCTGCAACCACTTTACTTGACGATAAAAAATACAGGTGATTGATCACCAAGAATCAACTAGGTATACAAAATCTGTATCAATCACATTcaacctttttatttgttaacaaaaaataaagggtgAATTGCCAGAACCTCAGGAGGAGTAAAGTGGCATCTAGTGCTTGCTATCGTTTAGCTGTATGGAACTCATTTGCATTTCACAATATTTTCCTTCTATAAACCGTATCACCTCATTTTACTCCAATCCTTTGGTTGAGATGAAAAACTAACCAAAACTACTCCCTGCTACAAGCCACCCCATTTCATGAACTTCTTGACCTCATCATACAAAACCAAAATGGCAGCAGCACCAGTACTCCTAAACACATTTGAAACTGCCCCACGATAGAAAGAAGCCACCCCCTCTGCCCTATAAATTTTCCTCCAGCAATCAAGTGTGCTATTATACATTGGTTGTTCCAAACCAGATTGCATCATCATCCGCCTTCGAACTGTATCCATTGGATATGACACCAACCCAGCAGATGTCGTGACTATCTGAGCCACCACCCAACGCTTCCACAATGGCAATTCAGGTTTAGCTGCTTCTCCAGACAAAATCTCCTTCATTGTATCAAACCCACCAAAATATAGACTCCTGTGAACAACCATTCCTTGCAGAGAGGCAGGAAGCCCTCTGTACACTCCTCGAACCCCATCTTTATTGTATATAGTAGTCAGGAAATGAAAAATACCTCGAAATTGACGAGCATCAGTTCTTCCAATGTCAGCAGCAAGGCGGGTGTGTGCTATATCAAGCGGGTAGATTAAAATCAGTGTCGTACAGCCAGCTGCAGCACCCGCAGTGAAGTTGGCAGGTGCGCTAGACAAAAAAGGACCATTTGGATGGTTTCCATTATGCAAGATGTTTTTATAAAGATCCtgcaaaagaaattaacaaccatGAGGTCATGGTAGCATAACACGAAATGGAGATGATCCTAATTCACTTGAAACTTTGATATCAATAATCAAAGCAAAAGATCACTTCCTTTTATGCAGCCAAATAAGTTAGAATCCCTATTATTATCTTCTATTGCATTATTAAATTTTCTCATGCCATGGATAATGACATTGTATATCTCAAAGAGACCAGctaccaaaataatatttcaaggaAAAAGTCATTTTCCACATCTTAGAAGTTCTGAGTAGAACTCAGCCAGCTAAAATATACCAATCCTATTTATAACATCTTgcaatcaacaaaaaattagTGAGTGGTATGCAGTTTAGCTATCTGCATGTCCTAATAAAAAGCTTAGGCAAACTTAGTGTCACCATGAGGTTGCAAGAGCATGACCAAGCCTTTAAAAATTTACATttgtggaaaagaaaaggtcaaaAGCCAACCTAAAAACATCAATAAGAGGTTTTATTCAGCCTTCAATGCATTCAATACACCTGTTAATATCTAAAGTTTGTTTGTCCTTAATTAAACTCTTTTCGCTCTCCTTTTGTGCAACATAGTAGTTCTTGGATCTTCGTTTCTACCGTCTTGCACAAACCAATGGACCTGTAATTAAATCCCATGCCACCTTATCTCTCTAAACAGTGTTTCTTTCATTCCTTGCTAAAGCTCACTCCAGGATCTTCTCACAATTTATAAATCCAAAGTTAAttcaccaaaatttcaaaatttatccaCCTATTTTACATGACATAATGAATCTATGAAGTCAATGCATAGCCAGGAACTCTCTGGTTGGGGAAGCATTTTCCATATCTTAAAAGTTCTGAGTAGATCTCAGCCAGCTAAGACAGACCAGTCCTATTTGTAACATCTtgcaatcaacaaaaaaaaatagtgtgtCGTATGCAGTTAAGCTGTCTGAATGTCCTAAGAAAAAGCTTAGGCAAACTTAGCGTTACCGTAAGATTGCAAGAACATGACCAAGCCTTTACAAATTTACATttgtggaaaagaaaaggtcaaaAGCCAACCAAAAAATATCAGTAAGAGGTTTTATTCAGCCTTCAATGCATTCAATACACCTGTTAATATCTAAAGTTTATTTGTAATTAAACTCCTTTTGCTCTCCTTTTTTGCAACATAGTAGTTCTTGGATCTTCATTTCTACCGTCTTGCACATACCAGTGCACCTGTAATTAAAGCTCATGCCACCTTATCTCTCCAAACAGCGTTTCtttcattccttgcaaaagCTCACTCCAGGATCTTCTCACAATTTATACATCCAAAGTTAATTCACCAAAATCTCAAAATCTATCCAACTATTTTAGATGACATAATGAATCTATGAAGTCAATGTATAGCCAGGAACTCTCTAGTTGGGGAACATTTTGATTTCCAATTCCCAATTGACAAGTTATGCATGAATTTcgttctccttttatttttaaaattagcaagACCCTTCTTCTAGAAAATTGCTTAAAATTTCTCCAAATTCAACTGTACCAAAATCCTGTTATCAACATTTTCCCTAAAATCTAAAATCCTCATTCCCCTACAGGCAGCAATCAGTTCCAAAGATCCTTTCCCATCAAATCCTATCAGCCCAAGTTAATAATCTTCCTATTTCTTTCTAACTTCAAGATTCTACGTTGTTAAAATTACAACATGACAAACACCAACTAAAATAAAGAACCATCCTTTACAATCATAAAAGGCAACATTCCTATCAGCCCATGTTAAAATAATCCTCCTATTTCCTTCTAACTTCAAGATTCTACATTGTTAAAATTACACCATGACAAACACCAACTAAAATAAAGAACCATCCTTTACAATCATAAAAGACAACATTCCACTTAATACGAAGTGAAATCAATCATTGCAATATTCATGTACTCATATATCAAACATttcacatacacacacacacatcaagAACCATCATCAAATAccaaaaacacccaaaatactataaaaacaaACCACCCAATATTCCCACTGAcacatttcatcaaacaccttacccacaaaccaaaaaccaaaaagaaccCAACTTTACTCACCTTGAGGGAGAAATTAAGTGCAACAGAAGGGTAATGTCTAATCACACTACTGCCATTGCCTCTCCAAAGCGAAAGAATCCCTTCTTCTTTAACTGTACGAACAATACAATCAACCATTCCTTTGAATTTCCTGCGTCCACTCCCTACAATTGCCAAATTGCTTTCTTGAGTTTGTAACAGCACCTTTGCCCTCTCAATTGGCGCCACTGTTGTATGCATTACCCCTCCCAGAAATGCACCTGCCAATAGATCTTTGTGAAAGTCTGTCAACCATTTGTACTGCCCTGATGATATTGGTGGCTTTGACCGACCTCCCTTTTCTCCTGGATCGTCATCGTCTCTACTCATTGTTAAAAACCAGAATCAGAATGAGTTTTTCTCTATAAAGATCGAATCTTTTTGGGTTTCAAGAGAGCCCCTTTCGTTGTTTATCTTTATAGTATCTctagaaaaggagaaatagtGGGTTTTGTTCGTgtctattttttcttgttggGTTGGTGCGAGAGATTCCAAAGGAagaatctttttctttcaatctccCTCTCTGTAGTTTGAGGGAAATAAAGGAAAGTCAGACCAGGCAATTCCTTTCCCGATGAGTAGTTGATCAGGACTTGTCAGCTTATATACTCTCTTTTTCCTTTGTATAGTCCTTCTCCTTCCATCTAGGAAATCTCTAAGGTCGTTTTTTTTGGGGTTTGACAAGTCAATACATTTTTTCTaacaatttatttatctaaattataaataaaaaccctctaaaaaaataagtttcattATTGGGTGATTATattcatcattaaataaaatcactatatatatatatatccttgatAACATTTTATAACCTCTCCCCTTTCTGTTCTCATGAAAAGCAACAGCTTTATAATTGATGTATTACTCTCATGCTCAcctaaacattttcaaaaattttgttttctcaaaataacttaatgttatttatttcttaaacatTTTTAAGATTGGAATGCCATTGTGTTGACTTTGATTCCAATTCCTTCTTCTCCTCTTGCATGGCGTCCAAAGTTACCGTATTCTTCATGTAATTTCTCttctaataatatatttttttctagaataattaaaatataacaagaaaaaaaaagtaacaaaaaccaTCTTGTaacatcataatattaaaaagaaaaaaagaagaaaaggaaaggaaaggaaataaagaagGGTAATCATATGAAACTAAAAAGCTTCTGATTCCATGCCCAGTACGGCAGAGCCAACAGTTGCATTTTACTTATTGCAAGATCCTAAGCTCCGGCAGCCTCTCTCATAATTCACATGCATGCCCATCAGGTTCCTTAACTGAAATATTTACAGAGAAAGGCCAAATGTAAAACTTCCTACAATGGCCACCCACCCACATTGCTCcaaagggttttcttttttcttccctttgtgTAAGATGTAAGAACAAGGGGTTCGCGTAACGAGCTCCACTGCAGTTGAAAGATGCCAAATTCTGTATTACTGGTAAGCAACAAAGCATTCCAATGCAGATGATGCACCTCATTACAGCAAACATTCTATAAATTCATAACCTCGGCTTCATTGGACAAACCTAAATGAAATCCCACTTCTGTCAAAGCATACAGTAATTAATAATCGAATGTAACTTGATTTCATCTCGCTGAGCCCGAACACACTCACAATTCTCAGGATGTTTCCTCGACCAAGAATACAATTTATGTTAGAATCCGACAACAAAGGTTGAGCAGGAAgcatttattgaaaaaacatcaaggTCACTTTATGAATTAGAAACTAAAATAAGGAAGCCATCACAATATCAGATAACTATCAGACATAAAGGAAAATAGACCATACAACCAGTCACAATCCAATTCAAGATTGAAATACCCATCATATAACATGATTTACAAGAATAAAATGTTCCAGATCATCAAAACATGTATGCATCACCATTCTAGGGAAGGAATAAAGAGAAGCAAAACACCAGCATCTCAtgcattcaaaatatattaacaagTCTCAATTCTTGTAATTCAATAAAGTCATCAATCTCACATTTCACTATAACAATCCAATTCTACTGAAAGATTCTACTCACAGAACAGACAACATGAACATGCGAGAGGTTTGCTGACTGTAAGCTCTGAAGAATGCTTCTGCTCCAATTCTTGAAAAGGACTGCTCAATGATCTCTCTGTTGCAGTAGGGCAGCAAACAAGGGGGGAAAATCAGATAAAATAGTGAAAATCTGTGCAACCAACAATCAGATGCATGGTTACAGTTATAGATTTATTTGACCTATGATCATGCttcaattgatgaaaaaatcaaagttaccAATCACTGTCACATAATTCATGGTTGCAGTCAAATATTTGCTTATT encodes:
- the LOC7470692 gene encoding probable ADP,ATP carrier protein At5g56450, with protein sequence MSRDDDDPGEKGGRSKPPISSGQYKWLTDFHKDLLAGAFLGGVMHTTVAPIERAKVLLQTQESNLAIVGSGRRKFKGMVDCIVRTVKEEGILSLWRGNGSSVIRHYPSVALNFSLKDLYKNILHNGNHPNGPFLSSAPANFTAGAAAGCTTLILIYPLDIAHTRLAADIGRTDARQFRGIFHFLTTIYNKDGVRGVYRGLPASLQGMVVHRSLYFGGFDTMKEILSGEAAKPELPLWKRWVVAQIVTTSAGLVSYPMDTVRRRMMMQSGLEQPMYNSTLDCWRKIYRAEGVASFYRGAVSNVFRSTGAAAILVLYDEVKKFMKWGGL